Proteins from one Nitrospirota bacterium genomic window:
- a CDS encoding cytochrome C gives MPLWNRTSSTATYTMYNSSVSATMDMTVAGTPQGVSAACLSCHDGTVAFDSLVNKPGSGIGAPSGWTWSGGLTNITTSTNAYIGADLSNDHPISITYSTTADPQFNAITDTTKGRITVGTSYVQFYGSGKDQVECGSCHDPHEKDVATFLRVANTGSQLCLGCHIK, from the coding sequence ATGCCATTATGGAACAGGACAAGCTCAACTGCAACTTATACGATGTATAATTCTTCAGTGAGCGCTACAATGGATATGACAGTTGCAGGAACCCCTCAGGGAGTCTCTGCAGCATGTCTTAGTTGCCATGATGGAACAGTTGCATTTGACTCATTGGTGAACAAGCCAGGCAGTGGCATTGGTGCACCATCAGGATGGACATGGTCAGGTGGCCTGACCAACATAACTACAAGTACCAATGCTTATATTGGCGCAGACCTGAGCAACGACCATCCTATATCTATAACCTATAGCACCACAGCAGACCCACAGTTTAATGCTATTACTGATACTACCAAGGGTAGAATTACTGTAGGGACTAGCTATGTCCAGTTCTATGGCAGTGGCAAGGATCAGGTTGAGTGCGGCTCATGCCATGACCCGCATGAAAAGGATGTCGCAACCTTCTTGAGAGTTGCTAACACAGGCAGCCAGCTCTGCCTCGGATGCCACATAAAGTAA